One Curtobacterium sp. MCLR17_007 DNA window includes the following coding sequences:
- a CDS encoding FMN-binding negative transcriptional regulator, with amino-acid sequence MRHTPHFLMTDVDEVRRLVRGNPWATIVSHTDAGIVASHYPFLLEEPAPGEDPDQLVLVSHVGRPDEVAHELGQHEVLVIVQGPHGYVSPAWYPADQFVPTWNHVTAHLWGTPEILSDDENFRVLGELVDHFERVMPDPVSLDVDEDTARRMAKGTVGIRIRVTRFDARAKLSQNKAPGVVDDIVAGLRGDGPYASPALADEIERVRSAAGDDQGGREAE; translated from the coding sequence ATGCGGCACACCCCACACTTCCTGATGACCGACGTCGACGAGGTGCGGCGCCTGGTCCGTGGCAACCCGTGGGCGACGATCGTGTCCCACACGGACGCCGGGATCGTGGCCTCGCACTACCCGTTCCTGCTCGAGGAGCCCGCTCCCGGCGAGGACCCCGACCAGCTCGTGCTCGTCTCGCACGTCGGCCGGCCCGACGAGGTCGCGCACGAACTCGGGCAGCACGAGGTGCTCGTCATCGTGCAGGGCCCACACGGGTACGTCTCGCCCGCGTGGTACCCGGCCGACCAGTTCGTGCCGACCTGGAACCACGTCACCGCCCACCTGTGGGGCACGCCCGAGATCCTGTCCGACGACGAGAACTTCCGTGTCCTCGGCGAGCTCGTCGACCACTTCGAGCGGGTCATGCCCGACCCGGTCTCGCTCGACGTCGACGAGGACACCGCTCGGCGGATGGCGAAGGGGACCGTGGGCATCCGCATCCGCGTCACCCGCTTCGACGCCCGCGCGAAGCTCTCCCAGAACAAGGCCCCGGGGGTCGTCGACGACATCGTCGCCGGACTCCGCGGCGACGGCCCCTACGCCTCGCCGGCACTCGCCGACGAGATCGAGCGGGTCCGGTCCGCCGCCGGTGACGACCAGGGCGGACGGGAGGCCGAGTGA
- a CDS encoding serine hydrolase: protein MTDTEATRDAYRTTLPTIRDWVAYKVWQLRVPGVQVAIGYRGEELFSEAWGHADVEAGRRLTTTDLFRIASHSKTFTATALLLLAERGVLRLDDTVGTYVPALVEGGSPIADATVRELMEMGAGVIRDGHDGDYWSLARPFPDEDELLALVLDRGQKVPTGSSFNYSNLGYSLLGLVIAAASGRSYNDFVRQEIVEPLGLRNTGPDWDPSREDDFVVGYSGFHVARHRQRVAHVDTRAMAAATGFHGTASDLVRYFSAHVLGQGDLLSDHSKRLAQRKSWSATEDDPAARGYGAGFIVDRIGGREVRGHSGGFPGHITQSLFDPESGLVVSVMTSAAAGPATLLATGIIHLLDAAADTGAPGAVVTAEQAARFTGRYANPWGVTDIARVGDRLLAIDPSGPDPMESPTRLEVVDQDTLRMTHGNRFGSVDEDIVVARDADGTVTGIRGSGGMSEEPWTIPDEAPEVAAGLA from the coding sequence GTGACCGACACCGAGGCCACACGCGACGCGTACCGCACGACCCTGCCCACCATCCGCGACTGGGTCGCCTACAAGGTCTGGCAGCTCCGCGTGCCGGGCGTGCAGGTCGCGATCGGGTACCGCGGCGAGGAGCTGTTCTCCGAAGCCTGGGGCCACGCCGACGTCGAGGCCGGCCGACGCCTGACCACGACCGACCTGTTCCGGATCGCCTCGCACTCGAAGACCTTCACCGCGACCGCGCTGCTGCTGCTCGCCGAGCGTGGGGTGCTGCGCCTCGACGACACCGTCGGGACGTACGTGCCCGCGCTGGTCGAGGGCGGCTCGCCGATCGCGGACGCCACGGTCCGGGAGCTCATGGAGATGGGTGCGGGCGTGATCCGCGACGGCCACGACGGCGACTACTGGTCCCTCGCGCGGCCGTTCCCGGACGAGGACGAACTGCTGGCGCTCGTCCTCGACCGCGGGCAGAAGGTGCCGACGGGATCCTCGTTCAACTACTCGAACCTCGGGTACTCGTTGCTCGGGCTCGTCATCGCCGCGGCTTCCGGACGGAGCTACAACGACTTCGTCCGCCAGGAGATCGTCGAGCCACTCGGCCTGCGGAACACCGGCCCGGACTGGGACCCGTCGCGCGAGGACGACTTCGTGGTGGGCTACTCCGGCTTCCACGTCGCACGGCACCGGCAGCGCGTCGCGCACGTCGACACCCGGGCGATGGCCGCAGCGACCGGCTTCCACGGCACCGCGTCCGACCTGGTCCGGTACTTCTCCGCCCACGTCCTCGGGCAGGGGGACCTGCTGAGCGACCACTCCAAGCGCCTGGCGCAGCGGAAGTCGTGGAGCGCCACCGAGGATGACCCGGCGGCCCGGGGCTACGGCGCGGGCTTCATCGTCGACCGCATCGGCGGGCGCGAGGTCCGCGGCCACTCCGGCGGGTTCCCCGGGCACATCACGCAGTCGCTGTTCGACCCCGAGTCCGGGCTCGTCGTGTCCGTGATGACGAGCGCCGCCGCAGGCCCGGCGACGCTCCTGGCGACCGGCATCATCCACCTGCTCGACGCAGCGGCCGACACCGGTGCGCCCGGCGCCGTCGTGACCGCCGAGCAGGCCGCGCGCTTCACTGGTCGCTACGCCAACCCCTGGGGCGTCACCGACATCGCCCGCGTGGGCGACCGGCTGCTCGCGATCGACCCGTCCGGCCCCGACCCGATGGAGTCGCCCACCCGGCTCGAGGTCGTCGACCAGGACACGCTCCGGATGACCCACGGCAACCGCTTCGGCTCCGTCGACGAGGACATCGTCGTCGCCCGCGACGCCGACGGCACCGTCACGGGCATCCGCGGCAGCGGCGGCATGAGCGAGGAACCGTGGACGATCCCCGACGAGGCTCCGGAGGTCGCGGCCGGGCTTGCATAG
- a CDS encoding sensor histidine kinase, which yields MTDTDRLDQAITVPLDDAVPPGATTPMPAQPTQEQPPQLPTDPPNPTAGGFYRQAWRRFPRDFGYMALTAVLLCTLYFAFPAAVFGGGFHDLFNPIVLLMFFVALFVARWLGQFERLRISWADDRPIRPVDWTPRWQQNWWARTGSAVANPHYWLYLLHAAVVYPLAALVTVGAGALLVVGFFGPIVAGVTALRWGWQINQWLMENSLDQGWAWVLGAVACAVSMAASVVLLPLWSRGSVLAHYWIDFGLLGGFRAEQLEQRVAGLQASRAGAATAEGQTLRQIERDLHDGPQQRLVRLRMDLAAAERAFEKDPEGAKRLIGEASEHAKDALDELRALSRGFAPPILLDRGLVAALEALVARTPIPVGLDVRLPEGLTLGTEIQRNVYFTVSELLTNTTKHAGASTAGVYLGLVVDASAVWHLTVSVTDDGVGGASVQEGHGIEGLMGRMRSLDGELTVSSPQGGPTEATARIPLGALNGVPTVR from the coding sequence ATGACCGACACCGACCGACTCGACCAGGCGATCACCGTGCCGCTGGACGACGCCGTACCCCCGGGAGCCACCACCCCCATGCCGGCGCAACCGACCCAGGAGCAGCCACCGCAGCTGCCGACCGATCCGCCGAACCCGACGGCTGGTGGGTTCTACCGTCAGGCCTGGCGCCGGTTCCCGCGCGACTTCGGGTACATGGCGCTCACCGCGGTGCTGCTCTGCACGCTCTACTTCGCGTTCCCAGCAGCGGTCTTCGGCGGTGGGTTCCACGACCTCTTCAACCCGATCGTGCTGCTGATGTTCTTCGTGGCGCTGTTCGTCGCGCGCTGGCTCGGGCAGTTCGAACGGCTGCGCATCTCGTGGGCAGACGACCGCCCGATCCGACCGGTCGACTGGACCCCGCGCTGGCAGCAGAACTGGTGGGCCCGGACCGGTTCCGCCGTCGCCAACCCGCACTACTGGCTCTACCTGCTGCACGCAGCGGTCGTCTACCCCCTCGCGGCCCTGGTCACCGTCGGCGCCGGCGCACTCCTGGTGGTCGGCTTCTTCGGCCCGATCGTCGCCGGGGTCACGGCACTGCGGTGGGGATGGCAGATCAACCAGTGGCTCATGGAGAACAGCCTCGACCAGGGCTGGGCCTGGGTGCTCGGTGCCGTGGCGTGCGCGGTGAGCATGGCCGCCTCGGTCGTCCTGCTGCCGCTCTGGTCGCGCGGGTCGGTGCTCGCGCACTACTGGATCGACTTCGGGCTGCTCGGCGGGTTCCGCGCGGAACAGCTCGAGCAGCGGGTGGCGGGACTGCAGGCTTCCCGCGCCGGAGCGGCGACAGCGGAGGGGCAGACCCTGCGGCAGATCGAACGCGACCTGCACGACGGCCCGCAGCAGCGGCTCGTCCGGCTCCGCATGGACCTGGCCGCAGCCGAGCGGGCGTTCGAGAAGGACCCCGAGGGAGCGAAGCGGCTCATCGGCGAGGCGTCGGAGCACGCCAAGGACGCGCTCGACGAACTCCGGGCGCTGTCGCGGGGCTTCGCGCCGCCGATCCTGCTCGACCGGGGGCTCGTCGCCGCGCTCGAGGCCCTCGTCGCCCGGACCCCGATCCCCGTCGGCCTCGACGTCCGGCTGCCCGAGGGGCTGACCCTCGGCACCGAGATCCAGCGCAACGTCTACTTCACGGTCTCCGAGCTCCTGACGAACACGACCAAGCACGCGGGGGCCTCGACCGCTGGCGTCTACCTCGGGCTCGTCGTCGACGCGTCCGCGGTGTGGCACCTGACGGTGAGCGTCACGGACGACGGCGTGGGCGGGGCGAGCGTGCAGGAGGGGCACGGGATCGAGGGCCTCATGGGTCGGATGCGCTCCCTCGACGGCGAGTTGACGGTGTCGAGCCCCCAGGGTGGCCCCACCGAGGCGACGGCACGGATCCCGCTCGGCGCGCTCAACGGGGTGCCCACGGTGCGGTGA
- a CDS encoding response regulator transcription factor gives MTDGPDAARIRAVVVDDAVLLREGLARVLDEAGIDVIAQYADAASFLAALPEQTPDVVVMDVRMPPTFTDEGVRAAVETRRTSPSTGVLLLSQYVEATYAEELLASGSSGVGYLLKDRVTRLEEIDDAVRRVASGGTVLDPEVVTQLMQRRRDPLEALTPREREVLGLMAEGRTNAAIARALVIGTGAVEKHVSSIFAKLALEDTGEDHRRVLAVLAYLG, from the coding sequence ATGACCGACGGCCCGGATGCAGCACGCATCCGGGCCGTCGTCGTCGACGACGCGGTGCTGCTGCGCGAGGGGCTCGCGCGGGTGCTCGACGAGGCCGGCATCGACGTCATCGCGCAGTACGCCGACGCCGCGTCCTTCCTGGCGGCCCTGCCGGAGCAGACCCCGGACGTCGTCGTCATGGACGTCCGGATGCCGCCGACCTTCACCGACGAGGGCGTCCGCGCCGCCGTCGAGACCCGACGGACCTCCCCGTCCACCGGCGTGCTCCTGCTCTCGCAGTACGTCGAGGCGACCTACGCCGAGGAGCTGCTGGCATCCGGCTCGTCGGGGGTCGGTTACCTGCTCAAGGACCGCGTCACCCGACTCGAGGAGATCGACGACGCCGTGCGCCGGGTCGCCTCCGGCGGCACCGTGCTCGACCCCGAGGTCGTCACGCAGCTGATGCAACGACGCCGTGACCCGCTCGAGGCGCTGACGCCGCGTGAGCGCGAGGTGCTCGGGCTGATGGCCGAGGGACGGACCAACGCCGCGATCGCCCGGGCGCTCGTCATCGGCACCGGCGCCGTCGAGAAGCACGTGTCGAGCATCTTCGCGAAGCTCGCGCTGGAGGACACGGGCGAGGACCACCGCCGCGTCCTCGCCGTCCTCGCCTACCTCGGATGA
- a CDS encoding EamA family transporter, translating to MTRSPADPARSTRIPAPLLALAAIVSVQLGAAIAKTRFEEVGSVGAATLRLVIGAAVLLAVVRPRVRHWQRPQWLGAVGLGLALGGMNVFIYLAFATIPIGVAVTIEFLGPLALSLVHTRRWRDALWAALALLGVVLLGVGPSAVTELGGVAAAVAAAGCWAGYIVMNRHVGSIIPGVDGLAVSMLVAMAVSLPFGLRTAVDGIVADPTLLVVFGAVAVLSSVLPYALEMLALRRMPTRVFGVLQSLGPAIAALAGLVVLGEALSPVEVVALACVTAASVGVTVYSARRKSA from the coding sequence ATGACCCGGTCCCCGGCCGACCCCGCCCGCTCGACCCGGATCCCCGCGCCGCTGCTCGCGCTCGCCGCGATCGTCTCGGTCCAACTCGGTGCCGCGATCGCGAAGACCCGCTTCGAGGAGGTCGGCTCCGTGGGTGCGGCCACGCTGCGCCTGGTGATCGGTGCGGCGGTGCTGCTCGCCGTCGTCCGCCCGCGGGTGCGGCACTGGCAGCGGCCGCAGTGGCTCGGGGCGGTCGGCCTCGGGCTGGCGCTCGGCGGCATGAACGTCTTCATCTACCTGGCGTTCGCCACGATCCCCATCGGGGTCGCCGTGACGATCGAGTTCCTCGGCCCGCTCGCCCTGTCGCTCGTGCACACCCGACGCTGGCGGGACGCCCTCTGGGCGGCGCTGGCGCTGCTCGGCGTCGTGCTGCTCGGGGTCGGACCCTCCGCCGTCACGGAACTCGGCGGAGTGGCCGCCGCGGTGGCGGCGGCAGGGTGCTGGGCCGGCTACATCGTGATGAACCGGCACGTCGGCTCGATCATCCCGGGCGTCGACGGGCTCGCCGTCTCGATGCTCGTCGCGATGGCCGTCTCGCTGCCGTTCGGCCTGCGGACCGCCGTCGACGGCATCGTCGCCGACCCGACCCTGCTCGTCGTGTTCGGTGCGGTCGCGGTGTTGTCGAGCGTGCTGCCGTACGCGCTCGAGATGCTCGCCCTGCGGCGGATGCCCACCCGGGTGTTCGGCGTGCTGCAGAGTCTGGGCCCGGCGATCGCGGCCCTCGCCGGGCTGGTGGTCCTCGGCGAGGCGCTCTCGCCCGTCGAGGTGGTCGCGCTCGCCTGCGTGACGGCGGCGAGCGTCGGGGTGACGGTCTACTCGGCGCGGAGGAAGTCCGCGTAG
- a CDS encoding LacI family DNA-binding transcriptional regulator, protein MAIQRRTTIADIAAKAGVSISAVSFALNDRPGVSDATRARVRAVARELDWQPHTAARALGGAKAGSIGFVLNRPARTLGTESFFGDLISGIQLGLAGSHVGMNLLVARDADEELQTYRDWWNGHRVDGVIVIDPRHDDARLRLLDELGMPTVVVGSHPAPAGAAPTVWIDDSDATEKVLRYLHALGHRRIAHVAGRPEYEHTAMRIDRLREFAAAHDLDDTVSIPTDYAADTGAAATRELLSRRSRPTAIVFDNDVLAVAGLGVASEMGVAVPADVSIVSFDDSAMVRLVRPAITSLTRDTVELGQRAATLLRRQIDVDHALPSEPGPVLTLSVRESTGRAPS, encoded by the coding sequence ATGGCCATCCAGCGTCGGACGACGATCGCCGACATCGCCGCGAAGGCCGGCGTGTCGATCAGCGCCGTCTCGTTCGCCCTCAACGACCGCCCCGGTGTGTCCGACGCGACCCGTGCCCGGGTGCGTGCCGTCGCCCGTGAACTCGACTGGCAGCCCCACACCGCGGCGCGCGCCCTGGGCGGTGCGAAGGCCGGCTCGATCGGCTTCGTGCTCAACCGTCCCGCCCGCACGCTCGGCACCGAGTCGTTCTTCGGCGACCTGATCTCCGGCATCCAGCTCGGCCTGGCCGGCTCCCACGTCGGTATGAACCTGCTGGTCGCGCGGGACGCCGACGAGGAACTCCAGACCTACCGCGACTGGTGGAACGGCCACCGCGTCGACGGGGTGATCGTCATCGACCCGCGACACGACGACGCCCGGCTCCGCCTGCTCGACGAGCTCGGGATGCCGACCGTGGTCGTCGGGTCACACCCGGCCCCCGCCGGAGCCGCCCCCACGGTGTGGATCGACGACTCCGACGCCACCGAGAAGGTCCTGCGCTACCTGCACGCCCTCGGCCACCGGCGCATCGCCCACGTCGCCGGTCGCCCGGAGTACGAACACACCGCGATGCGCATCGACCGTCTCCGCGAGTTCGCCGCCGCGCACGACCTCGACGACACGGTCTCCATCCCGACGGACTACGCGGCCGACACCGGCGCAGCCGCGACCCGCGAGCTGCTGTCCCGACGCAGCCGACCGACCGCGATCGTGTTCGACAACGACGTGCTCGCGGTGGCCGGCCTGGGCGTCGCGAGCGAGATGGGCGTCGCGGTGCCGGCCGACGTCTCGATCGTGTCGTTCGACGACTCGGCGATGGTCCGCCTGGTCCGTCCGGCGATCACCTCGCTCACCCGCGACACCGTCGAGCTCGGCCAGCGTGCGGCCACCCTGCTGCGCCGGCAGATCGATGTGGACCACGCCCTGCCGTCCGAGCCCGGGCCCGTCCTGACCCTGAGCGTGCGCGAGAGCACGGGCCGCGCACCGAGCTGA